The stretch of DNA GGGCGATACGACGATCTGGCTGGAGCCGGGTTTCAGCGGCCGCGTCGATGCGCTCGGCAATCTGCTGATCGCGGCGCGGGAGGGCGCATGAGCGCGGCGACGCCGACCCCGGCGGCCCCGCTCGACGCGCGGCGCACCGCGCTCGTGATCGTCGATCTGCAGCACGACTTCATCGGCGACGGCGGCGCGTACGCGCGCGGCGGCGCGGCGTCCGACGCGGCGCGCCGGTTGCCCGCGCGCGTCGCGCCGGTTGCGCGCGCGTTGCGCGAGCGCGGCGGCTACGTGGTCGCGAGCCAGTTCACGCTATGGCCCGACGCGGAGGGTGAACCGATGATCTCGCCGCATCTGAAGCAGTTGCGGCCGTTCCTCGCGCGCGGCGATTTCGAAGCGGGTTCGGCGGGCCATGCGGTCGTCGCGGAACTGGATGGGCTCGTGAACGTGTCGGTGCTGAAGGTCGCGTACTCGGCGTTCTTCAACACGCAGCTCGACTGGCTGCTGCGGCGCGTCGGCATCGATACGGTCGCGATCTGCGGGATCGTGACGAACGGCGGCGTCGCGAGCACCGCGCGCGACGCGCACATGCGCGACTACCGCGTGCTGGTGCTCGGCGACGGCTGCGCGGCATCCACCGGCGCGGCGCACGACACCGCGCTCGCGGACCTGCGCACGGTCGGCGAAGTGACGACGTGCGACGCGTTCGTCGCGCGGCTGTCGGCGTGACCCTCAACGGACGGATAGCGGCAGGACCTGACGAATGAACAAACTGAAGACGAAACTCGCGGACGGCACGGTGCTCGCGCCGGGCGTATTCGATGCGTTGAGCGCGGTGATCGCGGAACAGGCGGGTTTCGACGCGCTGTATCTGTCCGGCGCGTCGATCGCGTACACGAAGCTCGGCCGCTCGGACGTGGGTCTCACGACGTACACCGAAGTCGAGGACACGCTCGCGCGGATCACCGAACGCGTCGCGCTGCCGGTGATCGTCGATGCCGATACCGGCTTCGGCAATGCGCTGAACGTGAAGCGCACGGTGCGCGGCTTCGAGCGCGCGGGCGCGGCGATGATCCAGCTGGAGGACCAGACGTTTCCGAAGCGGTGCGGCCATCTCGACGGCAAGTCGGTGATCCCGGTCGCGGAGATGTGCGGCAAGCTGCGCGCGGCCGTCGATGCGCGCGCGAATGCCGGCACGCTGATCCTCGCGCGCACCGACGCGGTCGCGGTCGAAGGGCTCGACGCGGCGCTGGAGCGCGCGGAACGGTATCTCGAAGCGGGCGTCGATGCGCTGTTCATCGAGGCGCTGCGCTCGGTCGAGCAGATGGAGGCCGCGTGTGCGCGTTTCGCCTCGCGCGTGCCGCTGCTCGCGAACATGGTCGAAGGCGGCAAGACGCCGGTGCAGCGCGCGGCGCTGCTCGCGCAGATCGGCTTCCGGATCGTGATCTTCCCGGGCGCGGCCGCGCGCGCGGTCTCGCATACGCTGAAGGGTTTTTACGGGAGCCTGCACGAGCACGGCACGACCGCGCCGTGGAGCGACCGGATGCTCGACTTCGACGGACTGAACCAGGTGATTGGCACACCGGATCTTATCGCCGAGTCGAAGCTGTACGAGTAGGCGGTTGCGCCCAGGTTGCCGCGCCGCTGTCACGATAAATTCATGTGGCCGGGGCCGCTGGCTTCACGTCATGCGCCAGTGTCTTGCGGTATCGTGGGGCTTCTTTCCCGCGATCGCCGCGACGCGAGCCACCACGATGCAGCGCACCTACGAATACAAGGGTTTCACCCTCGAAGTGTTCGTCGAGGCCGATTTCAAGGTGCCGAAGTCGGCGCATGCGCCCGCGTCGGTCGGTCATGTCGCGCTCGTGCGGATCTTTCGCGACGGCGTGCAGATTTCGACGTTCTCGCCGCTGCGCTTCGGCGACCTCGCGGGCCGCGCATTCGGATCGGACGTCGAAGCGTTGATGGGCGGCTACTCGGCCGCGCGCAAGGTCATCGACGACCTGTTCACGCGCGACGATTGACCCACGCGGGTCGTGCGCGAGCCCTCCCGGCTCAACGCCCTCCCACTTTGCCCGGCGCATCGCATGCGCCGGGCATGCTCATTCGATCATCCGCGCATCAACGGCCTGCCTGCGGGCATCGGCGCATCGTTGCAGAATGGCGAGGCGGTGTTTGCCGTCCGGCCACGCCGGCTTCGCGTCGCGCGGATTCGTAGTACGGTGACTGCGGCTGCGGAAATAAAAGCCAGCCGGGCGTGAAACGTGCTCCATTTGTGCGGCGGCCGTCTGCGGAAATTGAAAGGATGTGCCATGCGACTGCGGATCGTGCGCGAAAGATTCAGCGCCGCCTGAAGGTCTTGCGCAGGTCTTTCGCGGGTCTTTCGCGGGTCTTTCAAGCGGGGTTCCGCGTCGCGCGGCATGCCGGCCGCCTTGTCCTGTCTGTCAACCGAAACCTGAAACCAGAGGTCATAACCATGGCGACGGATTCTTCGTCAAACAGCGTCGTAAGGTGGATCACCCTTGTCTTCGCGGCGCTTTCGGGCCTGTATCTGCTGCTCGGCGGCATCTGGCTGTCCGCCATCGGCGGCTCCGTGTATTACGTGATCGCGGGCCTCGCGCTGCTCGTCACCGCATTCCTGATTCATCGCCGCAAGGGCGCCGCGCTCGTGCTGTACGCGGTGCTGCTGGTCGGCACCGTCGCCTGGGCGGTGTGGGAAGCGGGATTCGATTTCTGGGCGCTGACGCCGCGCACCGACGTGCTGGTGATCTTCGGCATCTGGCTCGTGCTGCCGTTCGTGTCGCGCACGTTCAACACGTCCGGCCGGGGCAGCGTGCTCGTGCTCGCGGCGGGGATCATCATCAGCGCGCTCGTGCTCGTGTACGCGGCGTTCAACGACCCGCAGCAGATCAACGGCACCGTGACGTCGAGCGCCGCCACGCCGGGCGCTTCGACGCCTGACATCGCGGCCGGCGACTGGCCCGCGTACGGCCGCACCCAGGCCGGCACGCGTTATTCGCCGCTCGCGCAGATCAACGGGCAGAACGTGAAAAATCTGCAGGTCGCGTGGACGTTCCGCACCGGCGACCTGAAAGGGCCGAACGATCCGGTCGAGATCACGAACGAGGTCACGCCGATCAAGGCCGGCGACATGCTGTACCTGTGCTCGCCGCACCAGATCCTGTTCGCGCTCGACGCGGCGAGCGGCGCGCTGAAGTGGAAGTTCGATCCGGGCCTGAAGGCCGACCCGAGCTTCCAGCACGTCACGTGTCGCGGCGTGTCGTATCACGAGACGGCGGCGGCGAAGGCGGCCGGCGCGGGCGCGGCCGCATCGGCGCTGCCGCAGTGCGCGCGCCGCGTGCTGCTGCCGGTGAACGACGGCCACCTGTTCGCGCTCGACGCGCAGACCGGCCAGCGTTGCGCGGACTTCGGCACCCACGGCGACCTCGACTTGCAGCACCTGCAACCGGTGACGACCGCCGGGCAATACGAGCCGACCTCGCCGCCGATCGTGACCGACAGCGTGATCGTCGTCGCGGGTTCGGTGACGGACAACTATTCGACGCGCGAGCCGTCCGGCGTGATCCGCGGCTTCGACGTCGAGACCGGCAAGCTGCTGTGGGCGTTCGACCCGGGCGCGGACGACCCGAACGCGATCCCCTCCGACCAGCACAGCTTCACGCTGAATTCGCCGAACTCGTGGGCGCCGGCCGCATACGACGCGAAGCTCGACATCGTCTATCTGCCGATGGGCGTCAGCACGCCGGACATCTGGGGCGGCAATCGCACGCCGCAGCAGGAGCGTTATGCGAGCGGACTGCTCGCGCTGCACGCGTCGACCGGCAAGCTCGCATGGTTCTATCAGACCGTGCACCACGACCTGTGGGACATGGACCTGCCGTCCCAGCCGACGCTCGCGGACATCACCGACAGCAGCGGCAACGTCGTGCCGGTCGTCTACGCGCCCGCGAAAACCGGCAACATTTTCGTGCTCGACCGGCGCACCGGCCAGCTCGTCGTGCCCGCGCCGGAGACGCCGGTGCCGCAGGGCGCGGCGACGGGCGATCACGTGTCGCCGACGCAGCCGTATTCGCAGTTGACGTTCCGGCCGGCGAAGAACCTGACCGGCGCGGACATGTGGGGCGCGACGATGTACGACCAGCTGATGTGCCGCGTGATGTTCCACCGGCTGCGCTACGAAGGGCCGTTCACGCCGCCGTCTACGCAGGGGACGCTGGTGTTCCCGGGCAACCTCGGGATGTTCGAATGGGGCGGTCTCGCGGTCGATACCGACCGGCAACTTGCGATCGCGAACCCGATCGCGCTGCCGTTCGTGTCGAAGCTGATTCCGCGCGGGCCGGGCAATCCGATCGAGCCGCCGGAAGGCGCGAGCGGCACCGGCACCGAGGTCGGCATCCAGCCGCAGTACGGCGTGCCGTTCGGCGTGACGATCAACCCGTTCCTGTCGCCGCTCGGGCTGCCATGCAAGGAGCCGGCGTGGGGTTACGTCGCCGCGCTCGACCTGAAGACGAACCAGGTCGTGTGGAAGAAGCGGATCGGCACCGTGCGCGACAGCTCGCCGATCCCGCTGCCGTTCCGGATGGGGATGCCGATGTTGGGCGGCCCGATGACGACGGCCGGCCACGTGTTCTTCATCGGCGCGACCGCCGACAACTACCTGCGCGCGTTCAGCACCGACACCGGCGAGCAGTTGTGGCGCGCGCGGCTGCCGGCCGGCGGCCAGGCGACGCCGATGACCTACGAGGCGAACGGCCGGCAGTACGTGGTGATCGCCGCCGGCGGGCATGGGTCGTTCGGCACGAAGCTCGGCGACTACGTGATCGCGTATGCGTTGCCGAATGGGCAGAGCGGGCAATGAGCGGGCAATGAGCGGGCGCGGCGGGCGGTGGGCGGTTCGCTGCGCGCCGGCTGCCTGCGCGGCGGCGACCGGCGCGGGCCGCGCGGCAGCGCGGCGGTCATCCCGCCGACGACGAGCGCCGCCCGCGGCGGCTATCGCAGCCGCCATCACCCCCGTTCAGTGATAGTTCGCGTCGGCCGGCGTCTTGTGGCGGAACACCCAGTAGCCGGCCGCCGTGTACACGAGAATGACCGGCACGATGATCGCCGCGCCGACCAGCGTGAACACCTGCGTGCTGAGCGGCGCGGCCGCGTCCCATAACGTGACCGCGTCCGGGATCGCATACGGCCATACGCTGACCAGCAGCCCGACGTAACCGAGCAGCACGAGCAGCAGCGCGAGCAGGAACGGCGTCGCGTCGTGACGCCGGCGCGTCGCGCGGAACATCAGCACGGCGACCGCCGCGACCGCGAACGGCACCGGCAGCAGCCGGTAGAACATCGGCGCGGAGAACCAGCGCCGCGCGATCTGCGCGTCGGACAGCGGCGTCCACACCGACACCGCGACCATGAACAGCAGCAGCACGATCGTCAGCGGTCCGATGAACTGGTGCAGCCGCAGTTGCAGGTCGCCGTCGGTTTTCATCGCGAGCCAGCACGCGCCGAGCAGCGCGTAGGTGGACATCAGCCCGAGGCCGGTCAACAGGCTGAACGGCGTGAGCCAGAAGAACGGCTCGCCGGCGAAGTTGCCGTTCGCGACCGGTATTCCTTGCAGATACGCGCCGAGCGCGATTCCCTGGAACAGCGCCGCGCCCGCCGAGCCGAGCGTGAACGCGAGGCTCCATGCGTTTTTCGTGCGGTTCGCCTTGCCGCGCACCTCGAACGACACGCCGCGCACGATCAGGCACACGAGCATCAGGATGATCGGCAGATACAGCGCCGGCAGCGCGATCGCATACGCGGCCGGGAACGTCGCGTACAGCGCCGCGCCGCCGAACACGAGCCACGTCTCGTTGCCGTCCCACACCGGCGCGAGCGTGTGCATCATGCGGTCGCGCTCGCGGTCGTCCGGAAAGAACGGGAAGACGATGCCGACGCCGAGGTCGAATCCGTCGAGCGCGACGTAGATGAACAACCCCAGCGCGATGATCGCTGCCCAGATGACCGTCAGATCCATGATGGCTTCTCC from Paraburkholderia caballeronis encodes:
- a CDS encoding glucose/quinate/shikimate family membrane-bound PQQ-dependent dehydrogenase, giving the protein MATDSSSNSVVRWITLVFAALSGLYLLLGGIWLSAIGGSVYYVIAGLALLVTAFLIHRRKGAALVLYAVLLVGTVAWAVWEAGFDFWALTPRTDVLVIFGIWLVLPFVSRTFNTSGRGSVLVLAAGIIISALVLVYAAFNDPQQINGTVTSSAATPGASTPDIAAGDWPAYGRTQAGTRYSPLAQINGQNVKNLQVAWTFRTGDLKGPNDPVEITNEVTPIKAGDMLYLCSPHQILFALDAASGALKWKFDPGLKADPSFQHVTCRGVSYHETAAAKAAGAGAAASALPQCARRVLLPVNDGHLFALDAQTGQRCADFGTHGDLDLQHLQPVTTAGQYEPTSPPIVTDSVIVVAGSVTDNYSTREPSGVIRGFDVETGKLLWAFDPGADDPNAIPSDQHSFTLNSPNSWAPAAYDAKLDIVYLPMGVSTPDIWGGNRTPQQERYASGLLALHASTGKLAWFYQTVHHDLWDMDLPSQPTLADITDSSGNVVPVVYAPAKTGNIFVLDRRTGQLVVPAPETPVPQGAATGDHVSPTQPYSQLTFRPAKNLTGADMWGATMYDQLMCRVMFHRLRYEGPFTPPSTQGTLVFPGNLGMFEWGGLAVDTDRQLAIANPIALPFVSKLIPRGPGNPIEPPEGASGTGTEVGIQPQYGVPFGVTINPFLSPLGLPCKEPAWGYVAALDLKTNQVVWKKRIGTVRDSSPIPLPFRMGMPMLGGPMTTAGHVFFIGATADNYLRAFSTDTGEQLWRARLPAGGQATPMTYEANGRQYVVIAAGGHGSFGTKLGDYVIAYALPNGQSGQ
- the cydB gene encoding cytochrome d ubiquinol oxidase subunit II, translating into MDLTVIWAAIIALGLFIYVALDGFDLGVGIVFPFFPDDRERDRMMHTLAPVWDGNETWLVFGGAALYATFPAAYAIALPALYLPIILMLVCLIVRGVSFEVRGKANRTKNAWSLAFTLGSAGAALFQGIALGAYLQGIPVANGNFAGEPFFWLTPFSLLTGLGLMSTYALLGACWLAMKTDGDLQLRLHQFIGPLTIVLLLFMVAVSVWTPLSDAQIARRWFSAPMFYRLLPVPFAVAAVAVLMFRATRRRHDATPFLLALLLVLLGYVGLLVSVWPYAIPDAVTLWDAAAPLSTQVFTLVGAAIIVPVILVYTAAGYWVFRHKTPADANYH
- a CDS encoding isocitrate lyase/PEP mutase family protein; this translates as MNKLKTKLADGTVLAPGVFDALSAVIAEQAGFDALYLSGASIAYTKLGRSDVGLTTYTEVEDTLARITERVALPVIVDADTGFGNALNVKRTVRGFERAGAAMIQLEDQTFPKRCGHLDGKSVIPVAEMCGKLRAAVDARANAGTLILARTDAVAVEGLDAALERAERYLEAGVDALFIEALRSVEQMEAACARFASRVPLLANMVEGGKTPVQRAALLAQIGFRIVIFPGAAARAVSHTLKGFYGSLHEHGTTAPWSDRMLDFDGLNQVIGTPDLIAESKLYE
- a CDS encoding cysteine hydrolase family protein, with the protein product MSAATPTPAAPLDARRTALVIVDLQHDFIGDGGAYARGGAASDAARRLPARVAPVARALRERGGYVVASQFTLWPDAEGEPMISPHLKQLRPFLARGDFEAGSAGHAVVAELDGLVNVSVLKVAYSAFFNTQLDWLLRRVGIDTVAICGIVTNGGVASTARDAHMRDYRVLVLGDGCAASTGAAHDTALADLRTVGEVTTCDAFVARLSA